The genomic window ATTAAATGGCATCTGAAAATAAGTCTAGATATACACTAAGAGACTAATGTATAAATAATGTATATCAACACATTTCTTAAGCCCAAATATTTACTAGAGTACATAAAAACATGCTTTCTGCCAAAAAAGATAATAGCTAATATCCATGAAGAAATTTGTGTTTGCATGCATTGTCAGTCAATTCTCATAACAACCCTGCAAAGATTATATTCTTATTAcgaaaagaaaacattcaatcTAAAAATCTCAACAACTTGCTCAAGTCAAAGAGCCAATGAGAAATAGCAGAATCAAAACTCAAGGTGAGGTCTACCTAAAGCCCAAACTCATGCTCTTACCATGATACACTACTATTTTCTCACAAGGAGATACCTTTTAAGATTGTACAATTGTTTTATATAAGGTTCTTGTACTATGAAAGCCTTTGCTTGCTAAAGGGTGGGTCTAGAACTGATGGAACAGATACAAATCAGGTGTGGCCACCCTGAAGACACTTTCAGAAAATTTCCAAAAAATTGTGGAAATTCATAGAACAGATTTAGAAAATtaccaaaagaaaatttttgttaTCAACAAAGATTATGTAAAACTTACCTCAGTATATGATTTCTTGGTTATGTGAACATTCTTAGCTCTATAGGACTGGCGTCTTCTTTTATAATCTCTTACTTCTGCTAGGATTTCAAGGTAGGATTTTGGACTTTTTCGACTATTATCTAatgaaaggataaaataaaattattatatcctTCAAACCTTTTAAATTCTATGAATTATCAAATAAACACATCACAATCCTATATTTTTAACTCGTTTCAAAGTAGCAcataaaaacattctaaaaattgtatattatttatatacacGGGCTAAGTTTTATATCATTCCTTTTCTCCAGCCATTAGTTGAACATAAGAGTGCTTAGGTACATGGATTAAAGTAACAGCACAGTTGTAATATTCTTACAGAAAGAAGGTACATTTAATGTAAAAGTCAGAGTAAAACCTCAGGTACTGAGTAAATATCCCTCAGTATCCGTGGAGGATTTGTTCAGGAACCCccaaggataccaaaatccatggatgctcaagtctctgatataaaatggtgcagtattTATATATAACCTACACACACCCGCCTGTACACTTGAAGTCATCTCTAAACTACTTTCAATACCTAATACAGgacaggtacagtggctcaagcctgtaatcccagcactttgggaggccaagacaggaggatcacttgaagccaggggtttgagactagcctgaccaacgtagcaaaacctcatctctactaaaaatacaaaaattagccaggcatggtggcacacgtctgtaatctcagctactcaggaggctgaggcacaagaatcgcttgagcttgggaggcggagattgcaacaAACAGAGATAGCgctatggcactccagcctgggcgacagagtaagactctgtctcaaacaaacaaacaaacaaaaaaacaaaaacaaaaaaaacaccaaaaacctgATACGAAGTAAATGCTGTATGAATAGTTGTTAATATATTGTTTATGGAATTATGACAATAAAAAGTCTCTACATGTATAGTACAGGGGCAaccactcatttttattttttccaaatattttcaatccacagtTGGTCAAATTgatggatgtggaacccacagtTACAGAGGGCCAACTTCACTTCAATATTAAATGATATAAAACCATTTTACTCTAACTCAAAGTGGCCCGACAATTAAATCATCTTAATAACACTCACAgaataaaatgataatgaaaaaaagtaaagctATGATGTGCATCTCAAACCTTGATTGATTTTGGCAGCCAAGTCTACAAAGAGATCGCTGTCATTTTCAATAATCTGAGAATCAGAGCGCTTTTTCTTTGTCTCCTCAACTACGAAATCATAGAGGGCAAGACGATCAGCTTGAGTTAGATCACAAACAAACCGTTTGTGATTCAGAGGAACTTCAACAGGCAAAGAAGAATAAATCcctaaagtgaaaataaaatcacaagaaTAAACAATACATGAAGCACTGTGAACTTAAAATCTACTAATTATCTTCAAACATGTGCTTTAATAATGCAATATTAACACAAACTCTTTTTCATAAtctctaaatatacaaaatatcaatCTAAGCAATAAATGACAAACAACAATTCTATCCTGAATGTTATatccacaaaaaaaatacaacGTATTATGGATGTTTGCTATTCTCTCCAACAATATAAAGACAGATCccaagaaggcaggcaggaatAATCATAAAAGACAATTTGCTCTAAGAAAACCTTTTGGGTAACAATTTTTATAGCCATCTACAAAAGTAGGTATCTGTTGATAGGCTTTTCCCCATCAAAGTTGGgaagaaaatgcttttaataAGTAATATGCATTATAGTCCCTTTGAAAATAAACTATGGAAATATTAAAAACTGTGTAAAAAATATCTTTTGTATGAGACATCAAGCTAGATggtcaatatttaaaatatatcccaCTTGTGCAAGGACTTAGAGCTAGGGgtcaaaaaataattaagtagCAGAAATCCCACACCTCGTCAGGCCAGAAAAGAACAGATTAAATTGAAACTAAACTCATTTTAATTTCCTGAggaggaagcatagtggcttaaCCAAATTACCTGAAAAAAGTTAATAGCAGTGCCCCCCAGTAATTACAGAATTTTCTAAAATCTGCTCATTagtgaaaaaaagtaaatacaatacCTTGATGTGATGTATTAAACAttgaagaaaatttttgttttgagattcaaattttctcaaataaaaaaatgattgGAACTgtaaaaaaagcaatttaaaacaattctttctAGACTTCATTATTCACTAATGCAAACAAAGAACATGAGCTACTAAAGGAATCCTTTTATTGTTTGCTAACTTATTCTAAAGTAGTAACTGGTTCATAGAACATAAAATCAGTAGCTCTTTCCAGATACTTATATTTGATAAAGTCTAACCTCATTAAGTTCCTAGGTAGAGGCAAAAAGAATTCAAATGAGAGCATACTATGAACTAAGCATTACAACAAAAAGAGGTACTACTTGTCTATATATTAAGAGGAGAGCTGCAGTCAATCTGAGGCCATGGTTTAACACGGCTTTACATAACAATACATGGCCATTTTTACTAGTCAAAGGGTTTtgaattaatggaaaaaaaagggTTCCCTTTCAAGTCAAtcaattttattctaattatagtaagcattttataatacaaaattataaaaacagctTTGATAAGCCTAATTCCTTTGAATATAGGCTATAAAAATTtgggagaaaaacaaagattagAAAGTAATGATGTATTACAAACAAGCTCCATATAAACCTTTGcctgttatttttaaacaaagaaatataatttccttcttaaattattttagcattttcttcaatttattcATCTTAAGTTTATGATGAAGACTGACACTTAAATTCCTTGTAATTCAACCAAAATTCCAATTCAAGACTATAATATGTGACAGGTATTAAGATAAAGTTTAGAAATTTGAGTGATACTTTTAAAAGGATATCATTTGCAAAAAGGATACTGCATATCTTTAAATAAGGAGTACATTCAGGTTCCTAATTCCTCTTTATACTCACCCCaattactgaaaaagaaaaagtacaggaAAGGTTAAGCAACAAACTGCATTCAATTCATTTGGAACATAGATATTTCTGACAACAAAAAGGATAAACATACTTAAATAAACttacatttacataaaatgtaaattttcaaaATGCATGTTTCTAAATGATTTAAAGGTACATATGAATGCGCTGTAATTATAATAACTCTAAGACCCTTTGGCTGCCTGTTTTTGCAGGTTTTTTGTGgcaaaatatataacataaaatttaacattctaactatattttcaGCGTACTGTTCAGAGACATgaagtgcattcacattgttgtgcaacctcTATCCATCTCTAGAattttttcatcaccccaaactgaaactctaatCTATTGTTTTAATAATGCCAATTCTAATTCTTGTTAGTTACTTTTGTTATCAAAGGGGATCTTAAACATATAACATACAACATTAAATAGTAGTAGCAGGTGTTGTCACAAAGAT from Macaca fascicularis isolate 582-1 chromosome 4, T2T-MFA8v1.1 includes these protein-coding regions:
- the SNRNP48 gene encoding U11/U12 small nuclear ribonucleoprotein 48 kDa protein isoform X2, giving the protein MFNTSHQGIYSSLPVEVPLNHKRFVCDLTQADRLALYDFVVEETKKKRSDSQIIENDSDLFVDLAAKINQDNSRKSPKSYLEILAEVRDYKRRRQSYRAKNVHITKKSYTEVIRDVINVHMEELSNHWQEEQEKAEDDAEKNEERRSASVDSRQSGGSYLDAECSRHRRDRSRSPHKRKRNKDKDKNCESRRRKERDGERHHSHKRRKQKI